The Bacteroidia bacterium genome segment AAATATATCTACGATATCTTTTCATAATATATCACTAACGTTTGAAGCTACGTAACGACAAGCAATTGCTTGCAGTTGTGCTTGCCCCTTCGGGGTCAAACTGCTAAGTAATTTATTAAATGTTATAATTGTCAAGTTGTCCATAGCAGCCTGCTAAATTTTACCGTGTGTTAGCGAGCGTTGATATTAAGTTGGTCAAGTAAAACGTTGTACCCAACAATTCTTATTTGACCATCGTCCTCATATTTTAAAGTCAATGTTTCAGTTGTCTCTAATTTCTCATATTTGTTTTTGTAAACCAAAGTGTAATCTCCAACAGTTTTTGTCGAACCAAGTAAAACATATGTTTGCCAGTCAACAAGATTATACTCAAGTAAAGCACCTAGTTTTTCTGTTGATTCTTCAAGTGATTGTCTAAATTTTGTTGTGTCCATAACCTTCCAAAACGAGTTTGAAAAGCTTGGATAAATATTTTTATAATTTTTAAATTGTAAATTACTGTAAAATTCATCTGCTATTTTTTCAACACCCATTTTATCGCTCGTGTCATTCATTCGAGAACAAGTACAACCTGATAAAATTGTGCATAATAAAAAGAATACTGCCGTTTTCATAATGTATTGTTTATTTTTTTTATCAATGCTCGCTAACTTGTATATATAATACTCTCATACAAATTCAGCAAATACTGGCTAATTTGTATTAATAATGTTATAATATTTCATTTATTAATTGCAAATTGTTATTTCACAATCATCATTTCGTCAACAAGGTTTTTAGCACCTGCAAATTTATCAATAATAAATAGCACATAACGGATATCAACAGAAATGGTGCGTTGTAATGCAGGTTCAAAGGCAATGTCACCACTCATAGCTTCCCAGTTGCCGTCAAATGCAATACCTATAAGCTCACCTTGTGAGTTTAATACCGGACTTCCGCTATTGCCACCTGTAATATCTGTATTACTTAGGAAACAGGTTTTCATCAAACCGTTTTCGCCATATCTTCCATAATCTTTATTTTTCCAAAGTTCTTTCAACCTAGATGGAACGGTGAATTCTCTAACTGTAGGATCTTCTTTTTGCATAACACCGTCCAGAGTTGTATATAAATCGTATTCTACGGCATCGCCTGGTGAGTATGTAAGTGCTTTGCCATAGGTTAATCTCATAGTAGAATTTGCGTCAGGATAAAAAACTTTATCGGTTTCCATTTCACGTAAACCCTGAATAAATAATCTATTTGCTTTTTCAAGTTCTGTTTGTTGTTGTTCATATTGTGAACTGAATTTTCTATATCCACCGGATATTGAGTACATTGTTTCGAAAATTAAATCTTTGTCAATCTTTTTATATGTAGGTTCTTGCAGAAATGCCAAAACAGATTCGCGATTTGAGAAAATTGAGGTTGTATATGCATTATTTGTAAATTTGTTAAAATCTTCTTTGTAATATTTTTTTACTTCTTTAAATATTGATGGGTGGTAATCTACATGAATATCCTGATAATACATTTTAAGCAATGCCGAGAAAAGTTTTTTATCTGTTT includes the following:
- a CDS encoding DUF4019 domain-containing protein — encoded protein: MKTAVFFLLCTILSGCTCSRMNDTSDKMGVEKIADEFYSNLQFKNYKNIYPSFSNSFWKVMDTTKFRQSLEESTEKLGALLEYNLVDWQTYVLLGSTKTVGDYTLVYKNKYEKLETTETLTLKYEDDGQIRIVGYNVLLDQLNINAR